tgacgatgatcacgcgttTCGTGCTTCAATCCATATaattgcataacaaatcaatttgcatgccatttcgtatatagtttacgatcttttaactgcagtacatttttcccttaaattctttatattggatttgtgtaTAAGTTTATAAttgtattcagctgcatatttaagtaatattttttatggaataactaaaatgtcagacatttaatgtaatgtggtcaacattggttgatgctgaaatctgtagttgctgcttcacttgcatgtgctgcatttcttccaacaaaaaaggtatttctatagcttccagttaatctgcaataaagtaggcaaacgccacgtgatctgccatgtttgaggaagcaacgagatccccaacgtgtccgacttgacggctccgttttcagctcctccccgactgctttcggctaatctcgccgatcggtctgcgcagggcagcatgagctcgaacacaccttgTAGTTTCGAGccctgaaattaaataaaatgcaaattgAGGAATTCATATGTTCATGTAAATCAAACGTGCCTTTTTAATACGCATTTCAATGTTTTGAAACAAGCGAGTAGTTCCTTTAATACGTTCATGTCAGCAAACGGTCCTACAAaataaactacaaaataaaaccgGAAGTCACCAGTGATGAGAATTCCGAATCATTTCTGCGAATCGGTTCTTTCGAGCAGTTAATTTCAAACTAGTTCAAAAACAAAACTTCGTTATTTCTTTATCGTCCCGATAGCCACACACACGACCGTTCCGTTTTATATTAGGTTTTATTACAATTAAACGAAGAGTGTTTTTTTAATTTCCTTGTGTTCCCATCTATAtaatgttctctattatagatcagtggttcccaTTCAGTTTGTCGCGGACCTAAAGTTATGTTTAGCTCTAAGTCATTTCACTTAtagtaaataatactaaaattatatTACATCGCTTGTTTTGTATGTCATTTTAATGAATGACGGTAAACAAACAGTTTACATTGTTTTTCTCCAAATCATCACTgttacaccaccagtcaaaagtttttgaaccgtaatagttttaatgtttttttttaagaaatctcttctgctcaccaagttttctatttgaatatattttaaaatataatttattcctgtgatttcaaagttgatttttttagcatcgttacagtcacatgatccttcagaaatcatgcaaatattctgatttgctgctcaaaacattattattattattattaggcctattattattattaatgtatagaaagttcagaagaacagcactgATCTGAACAttataacattacaaatgtctttatcatcacttctgatcaatttaaagcatccttgctaaataaaagtaggctattaatttatattatttgccaaaaaataaataaacaacattccagactctaagcttttgaatagtgTAATGTattacaaaagcgttttatttcgaataaatgctgatctttggctctttctattcatccaagaatcatgaaaaaatgtactcaactgtttaaaatatcgataataataataatgtttcttgagcagcaaatcagaatattagaatgatttctgaaggatcatgtgacactgaagactggagtaatgatgctgaagctTTCCTCACaggaaaataaaatcaaatagaaaaataaattcaaatataagttattttaaacagtaaaatataaaaaaaaaaaattactgtactttcgatcaaataaatgcagacttggtgagcagaagaggcttctttaaaatatataaaaaaacttttgactctcaTGAATCGTTCTGTCCAATTCCGCGAATCAGTTCAACCGATGCAATGAAAGATCCGACTCTTTCACGAATCCGAACATCGAGTCACATGACAGCGACGACAGTGAGTGTGAGCCGCTCGTATCAAAGTACAAAGATTGTGTACATTTACTCGGATAACAGTGAGATGTTGCAGTGAGTAACACAGTGAACCTCAGAtagaacattttttatttttttttttatttagcctaTTTAACTTTTTGTAACGTGCATGATCAAACTTGCTGTTTTTTTGCACCAAGATCAGGTAGGATTACCATACAGTACTGCAGGGAAACTAACCGCTTATCTGCACTGCCCTGCACGATATCTTATTTCTAGCGATAAACCTGTTGTCTTAAGCAATCAGTAATTTGACAGCTGCTGAATTTTTGTCTCATAATCAAAAAACCTGCTGAAGCTGGGGCTGGGCTGCTGTGATGCCTTTATCTGAAATAATGTTGCCTTCAGGTACACCTGCGGAATTCACAAGCATTCGTTAAATCAGAAACATATGGAAGGAgcctaattttaaaaaataataatgaaataatgaaaattattaatttctatcgCTTTTTATACATAGTATCAACATTGCTCCAACTCCACGTTTGTGGCTTTAAAAAAACTCGAATAAAGTGTGAAAGCTTGAGTCGAATTTAATTTTCGAATTTTGCTTTTTAATGCGTATGTATATAcagcaaaattaaaataacttgcaGTCATTCGTTAGAATTCACTACAGACTTGCTTATCTCTATAGTAAGATTCTAGATGTATTATATACTATCCACGTCAAAGAACAGTGCTTCCGCAATGTTTTAAATCGACATGCCAATGTCACAATTCAGCAACTCGTGTCATTCTCTCACCAAAATATGACTTCGCTTGGTTATGTATGTGTTTGGAACTCTTATTTCCAACTCCACCTGAAGGGGGCGTTATTTCTCCTATCGTTTGTCCATTTCTCCCTTTCACTGCTTTATGTCTTTCCTTGTCTCTCTCTTTTCCTCTGTTTTCTAATAGATGAAATTTCTGGGTATCTCTCAGCTCAGTTTGAGGAGACTCAATGCCGTATTTTCTGTAGGCAGCGTCAGAGGCACCGCAAGCTCAGCCGCTATGAGACTCGTCCAGTTCTGCCACAGAGGAGGCGAAGGGGGCGTCAGAGTCGGGGTGGAGCAGGCAGAAGGTCAGGGGGTCATTGATCTGAAAGCCTTCGACCCCTCAATGCCTTCCACTATGAGAGAGCTCCTAGAAATAGGACAAAAGGGAATGGACTGCGCTAAGAGGTATTACCACACTGTAACACAAACACAGAAACTCAAAGAGAGCGTGTATTTTACAGTCAGCTGTCAAATAATAGACCTGTCATTTTGTCTAAatctcatttttaaaaaatgcagtttataCATACAAAGACCTGAATACACCTTTACATTGATGAacatatttgtaaataaatattaatttgatATTTAACTGTTCCAATatcataataaagaaagaaaatcttTAAAAATTTGAGGTCTTGAAACTCCACAGAAAACCTTGTAGTGAGAGCTTCTTTTCCTGCctattaaggcaagacactgcaagtgaatagggtaaaaaaaaaaaaaaaaaaaaaaaaaactaatagttatcaaattacttacccagttgattgattacaattataattgcaaacattttttatattacaagttttctaaaatgttaggtttaaatatgtaaatgaggacttatttagtgaaatatgtgctaatttgcagaCATCtctaatacaaaaatctaaacactggatgaagtcagtttcaaaattcttgtttaatttttttgacatattagagtcaaaagtttttacacgGGATTTTCTCATTTCGTCATGACAATATTtttgaacagacaggaaacactatattttttaccgttttttgggggaataaaatgtataaaatcaagctaattatatatgaacaaatccctctgtacaAACCTTTAGGATATAATatggaataaaaatgtaataaaaatgctcagcataggagaaaaaactcatttcgagaaaatgacctttaaaaatatgcattgtaattgaaatctattgacacaaatagataaagtgctataaaagaagcacttaacagtgttttttggatgttttctttccactagtcagaAAAAACACTTTacgaaaaaccaaaaagcccaaaatctcaaacttgacaggtgcatgaaaaaacagcgtttttgcctgcagtgtctccccttaaaaaaaacattctgcgaagtcatgtggtgcaaccaacaGGAAGAAACATGCAGGCGGGAAAAAACAGAAAGGACTGCTGCAAGGTCACTCAAAATAACAGATAATTTAACACTTTTCATGACAAGGAAAGGATAGCTCAGGTTGCACCATGTCATGTGGAGCGACTTCCCAAAAATGTAGTATTTATAAGAAAAAACATACATTAGCTCATATAGGCATATTTTTAGTTACTATCAAAGATAAATTATAGGTAGAATGCTTCATGTTATAGAAAACTCCTCTTATTCATCTTAttcatctttctctctctcccaggGCTTTGTCCAGCGGTCAGAATGTAGTTGCGCGGTCAGATATCAGGTTGCTCTCCCCAGTGACCAGCCCAGAGAAGGTGGTGTGTGTTGGTATGAATTATAAAGACCACTGCCTAGAGCAAAACGCCCCGATTCCTAAAGAGCCCATCATATTCAGCAAGTTCCCCTCCAGTATCACTGGCCCTTATGATGACATCTTCCTCCCGGAGGAGAGTCAGGTGAGTTTTAAACTGACAGCTGGTGTCACTTTAATCCAAAATTGACACTTTATACTATAGAATAACTACACTATGAGACTGAACTCTTGTAACGTCAGTTGGAGTCACATGCAGATTTTTGTAATACATGTAGTTGTATCCAACATTAAAATAAGCTTATTTTATGTGAAACTGAATACTAAAAATTTTGCAAATGCaatctatatttttacatttttacattgtgCCGGCTCATTTTACAGGAAGTGGACTGGGAGGTAGAACTTGCCTTTGTGATTGGACGGAAAGGAAAGCATATTAAGGTAGTAAAAGAGTCTTTAATATCTCCATCTGCTGAcatatgtatattaaaatagaaatgttctgTTAATTGATTGATAAgatttactgttataaacattATGTGTGTAATTTCAGCAGCAATAGCAGAACGCAatcacatttaaagggatagttcacacaataatgaaaattatgtcattaattactcacccttatactgttccaaacccataagacctttattcatcttcagatTACTTTGTCAATGTTTTTCacatctttctgggccttaaacgtgggaggacccttgctgtctatggagggtcagaaagctctcagatttcatcacaaatatcttaacttgtgttccaaagatgaacgaaagtcttacgtcaaaattacgagaataaagtcaaagtgtttcgtgaataaagttgaaatgtttcaagaataaaatcaaaatattttaagaattaagtcaaaattacgagaattaatttGTAGTAATTGCGAGATTTAATGTTATAATATTCTGAGAGTATATTCTAGTCCGGATTGGTAGCACCaggagatattccaaagtctcagctGTGAGTTTAATAGTTAAATACAAACAaaatgtctattacaataatgtgttttttacacTCTTTCTTGTggcgtgacagatcactgtattcgcCTGACATGTGAATTAGTCATCTTTCCGATTACagtgagacatttgtttcattaagtTTTTTATTCCTTCTGATGTTTCTTCTTGTTAACGTTGTGCTATAGACTTCTAATAAAGGGGAAAAATAATTTATCATTTGTATTTCCTGATAAAACTGGCAGAATTTGAAAGCGGAGCAgcgttatattaaaagcaacacaGCACAAAATGATTGCACACtgcaaataatgaatggaagatGTTCAATATAATTTCCAATCATTTACTTTATTGTACCTAGAATAAAAaaagcttgtgaatagtcactttAATACCTcagaaaagaaaacaatataaCTTAACGAGTTGGAGCCCACTTCAACCCTTAGaacgttttattgttgtttttaattattgttgtttttaatacatGTGAGGAATGGAAGATTGGACACCATAGACATTTTTGCggagtaggtggtggaattttcacaaagaaaactaaagtataaattaattaaacaaatgtttctttgtaatCAAAAAGACGATTGATTCAtatgaatacagcgatctgtcccaccacataaaaacacattattgcaaaacacactgtttgtattttgctataaaacagacagattttgaaagctgagactttgttttatattaaaagtaccaaaagcacaaagcttattgctattattgggtggctggcacactataaataggcctaatgaatgcaatcaaagacatgaaatgaaaatattATTTCTAAGCATACTGTCTCTGCGAgcataacacatggtatgatttctgctaataattccacatatattcaaataaattttggtggctttattcttgaaacatttctatattattctcacaatattacgactttaatcttgtaattttagattacattttttttaatgtggcagTAAAACGAcagtttctttttaaattttgtcTGAAGAAAAGATTTTTCAGACTATTTTCATATACCAGGTTTTACAGGGTTAAGTCAGTAAAGACTTAAAGTTATAGttcacaaatgaaaattctgtcaattactCACACTGTTCTAAACCTAAGATCTTCGTTCGTTGTCAGAAAACAgaagtaagatatttttgatgaaatctgcatTGTGGTtaggggtgtgaacctacagtggtcttacggttcggttcgattacgattatcatgtcatcgattcggttcaatacaatatctcgatgcattgacgatgcatactcatttttcaattttacttcaaatatatacaattgtgttaataaatacaaacagtcaggtatatgaactgaaactttaatCTTACCGTCGCAAAGAAAACACACTTCTTAaatgtatcaaacaaaactaaaatctGGGCACAGAACACAACAGCAACATTTAGAATAAATACACAAATGTAAATACCTTGGCTTTGGTTTCGTTGTAGAGTTTGTAACGGGTGAAAATGTTGTGGCTCCTTTAAGAGCAGAGTTCCGTTCTGTGCACAGTCTGCAGCTATATGCCATGAGtaccagggttggggtcaattcaggaatgaactcaacaattccaattcaaagaaggaaatggaattggaattggaattcaacaacaattacaggaaacagagttggaattgaattggaattacaggaagtggaattcaatttagggaaattccactgaattccatttattgctgtttctgagcatttatttgtgattacatttagagacatacatttgaactttatttatgatgctttacaaataccatgtattaaatagagttgatcaaatgcaagtaaataaaaatgagaactgtacattatgaattaataattgaatgacagtggtgataagtttgtggatgtactatacattcaatatatgattaccacataatatatgtctcaactcacaaaaaaaatgagtcatgttcattcatgtatttcattcactttttattgcattgaattatcatcatttcatgaaatttggcatgtgaaatgatcatgcttaacattctaaacatacagtactttgtatttcttttatatgtttgttgtttatgtgatttacaatatttaatgtactataaactattaagcaaatcaagtcaaattattttatttagcaactcaagtggaatttagtggaatttatttgaattcaattctgtttcctggcattccaattcaattccaattccatttcctgtcagctgcatgcaattccaattccattccaggaagtgaattggaatttaccattcattctcaattcaattcatgaatggccccaaccctgatgAGTACCGCATGTGTGCGGGTGCGATGGTTTTACTTCTAATTTCTGTTGCTCATTTAAGTTGTCTTCTTTTAGCCTAATAAGTAACGCTGTTGCCAGGAGAATAAAGCTCAAGATGTGGAATGCGACCCATGTGCGGTTTGATTAATTTTCTGCTGCAACGTGAGTTAGGCGAGCTATCCCGACTCGGCACGTTACTGTCACGGGGGAAGTGAGACgagagacgagcggatccatgtGCAAACTTTTATTATGAGGACGAGGCAAAAACATGGTCAAGCAGAGTCATAACGGGTACAAACAGACATAACAGATGGCAGGCACAAGGGAGGTCAATAGAACAGGCGTAAGTCCAATTAGGGGCGAAACAATGTCCGAGAGGGGCGATCCGAGAGAATGGTCCAAAACGATGCGAGCAATAATCCAAAAGGCGGGCGGCAGAGAAATGAGAAACAAAGACCAGGCAGGAAGGGAAAACCCGGGAAACTAGGAAACAACAAAACTACTAACAACATTCCAGGAAGTGTATAGGGAAGTCCGGGGCTTTATAGAGCGCCTGATTGGTCACGGGGCTGACGCAATCAGCGTGGTGGAAGATGGGAGATGCAGTCCAAAACGCAAAGCAACAGTCAGAGAGCACGAAAAGGTGAGAGCGACATCTGGTGGTGAGTAGTCCGCAAAGCACCGACCAGAttcgtgacatagcccccccccccccccccaaggagcggcttccagacgctccaacggaaaaaacagaaaaaaacgtcCAGGGGAGcagtgggggggccaggagacttgAGGCCGAACCGGCTGGGCAAAGACCCTCCAGGACAGAGCCGGAGGCAGAGCAGGAGGATtgggagccctccagggcggagctggaggcggagcaggaggcttgggagccctccggggcggagcaggaggcttaggaaccctccaggatggagcaggaggcggagcagccctccagggtggagcaCGAGGTGGAACGGCCCTctggggcggagcaggaggctctGGAGCCCTCCAGGCTGGAGCcggaggcagagcaggaggcttgGGAGCCCTCTGGGGCGGAGTAGGAGGCTTAGGAACCCTCCAGGATGGAGCAGGAGACGGAGcagccctccagggtggagcaCGAGGCGGAacggccctccggggcggagcaggaggcggagcggccctccggggcggagcaggaggctcgggagccctccagggcggagcaggaggcttggGAGCCCTCCGGGGCGTAGTAGGAAGCTCAGGAAGCCCAGGAACCTTCCAGGGTGGAGCAGGAACCTGCGTGACGGTCGGGGACCTGGGgaaagcagagacagaggaggctgaCAGAATAAGGGGAAAAGCAGAGGGTTTATAGAGGAACGCCGCCTCCATGGGAGGATCTACAGCCCAGGCTGACACCTCTGGAGGCATTGGCGCAGCTTCTTCGACGGAGGGGAGCTCTGGAGCAGGCTTGTGACCAGACGGGAGCTCTGGGGCAGGCTTGAGACCAGACAGAGACTCTGAAGCAGGCTTGAGAACAGACGTATCCTCAGGAGTACAGTGAGCAGCCCACACACACCAAATGGCAACCGCCATTAAAGGAAGGGCAGCAGCGGGAGGTTGTGGTGGGTCCAGTACGCTGGTTATCATGATAGGCCGTGAACTGGGAATGTCTGACgagatgtgacttgacttgtgAAGATCAGCGAGGGCTTGACTAGGCtgaacaggaacaacagctgtgacttgacttggctgtGTAAAgcaaacagctgtgacttgacttgactgtgtAGAGACAACGGCTGTGAtttgacttgactgaacaggaacaacagctgtgacttcaCTTGACTGTGCAGAGACAACCGCTGTGATTTGACTTGACTGTGTAgagacaacagctgtgacttgacttgactgtgcagagacaacagctgtgacttgacttgactgagcaggaacaacagctgtgacttgacttgactgaacaggaacaacagctgtgacttgacttgactgtgcagagacaacagctgtgacttgacttgactgtgcagagacaacagctgtgacttgacttgactgagcaggaacaacagctgtgacttgacttgactgaacaggaacaacagctgtgacttgacttgactgtgcagagaCATCCGCTGTGATTTGACTTGACTGTGTAgagacaacagctgtgacttgacttgactgaacaggaacaacagctgtgacttgacttgactgagcaggaacaacagctgtgacttgacttgactgaacaggaacaacagctgtgacttgacttgactgaacaagaacaacagctgtgacttgacttgactgtgcagagacaacagctgtgacttgacttgactgtgcagagacaacagctgtgacttgacttgactgagcaggaacaacagctgtgacttgacttgactgaacaggaacaacagctgtgacttgacttgactgtgcagagaCAACCGCTGTGATTTGACTTGACTGTGTAgagacaacagctgtgacttgacttgactgaacaggaacaacagctgtgacttgacttgactgagcaggaacaacagctgtgacttgacttgactgaacaggaacaacagctgtgacttgacttgactgaacaggaacaacagctgtgacttgacttgactgtgcTGAGACAACAGCTGTGACTCGATTTGACTCGGAAACGATGGCTGTGATTTTGCTCGATTTAGAAATGACAACCTTGACGTTGCTTGACTTGGaagcttgacttgactcagggaaCTCAGCAGCAATTTGACTTAACTCATGAAGATCTACTCAGGCTTGGTTTGGCTCGTGGAGCACAGCAGCTGTGTCTTGGCTTGACTCCGCTGCTGGGCTagacttggaagtttgacttgaCCCTGGAGCTGGACTTGACTCAGAAGATGCATCAATAGCTTGACTTGGTTCAGCAGCTTGACTTGGCTCACCGAGATCTGCTGTAACCTGGCTGGGTTCACGAAGATCAGCTTTGGCTTGGCTTAgttcaggaacaacagctgtaacGTGACCTAATTCAGGAACTATAGCTGTAACATGACTTGGTTTGGGAACAATAGCAGTAATGTGACTTGGCTCATGGGAAACAGCAGTGTCTTGGAGTACAATTTTAGCTGTCCGTACAGTTATGAGTGGTAAATCCCATACGTGGGCCATCATGTGAAACGGCTGtggtatggcggccatcttgtgaagcgGTACTGCCATCTTGACAGTACACGGTTCAGGAAaaacagctgtaacttgacttgaacTAGGAGTGACAGTTTTAACTTGACTTGCCTTAGGAAATGCAGCCGCAACTTGACTTGGCTCTTGTATGGCAGCTGTGACGTGATGGAGCCCCGCTTTAGTCGCCATCTTGCAAACGGGCTCCACCGTCGCCGCCATCTTGTGCACGGGCTCAGCTGACTCCATCATAGCATGGGCACGCTCCGACCCGGCCGCCATCTCACGAGCGATCCAGGCAGCAAACGTGTCAGCGGCATCGTGCTCCGGTAAGACCGCCAATTTGCGAGCACGGTGTGCGACCGTCACTACCGCGTTGCCGCGTTCCTTCTCCACAACCCCCACGGTGCACGGCGATCCCACGCACATCAATGCAAAGTTTAAAAATGCGGCTAAGGATGAGCGCGGAGCCTCACGTCTCAACCTAGCTTTTAGTGGCTCATTAACGCCATTGGAA
Above is a genomic segment from Garra rufa chromosome 15, GarRuf1.0, whole genome shotgun sequence containing:
- the fahd2a gene encoding fumarylacetoacetate hydrolase domain-containing protein 2A isoform X3, which produces MKFLGISQLSLRRLNAVFSVGSVRGTASSAAMRLVQFCHRGGEGGVRVGVEQAEGQGVIDLKAFDPSMPSTMRELLEIGQKGMDCAKRALSSGQNVVARSDIRLLSPVTSPEKVVCVGMNYKDHCLEQNAPIPKEPIIFSKFPSSITGPYDDIFLPEESQEVDWEVELAFVIGRKGKHIKEEEALSYVAGFTVANDVSARDWQMKRNGKQWLLGKTFDTFCPLGPALVTTAAIKDVHNLGIRCLVNGATVQDSNTNQMIFQTEKLIAWVSQFVTLCPGDVFLTGTPPGVGVFRNPPVFLKRGDVVECQIDEIGSIRNTVV
- the fahd2a gene encoding fumarylacetoacetate hydrolase domain-containing protein 2A isoform X4, whose product is MRLVQFCHRGGEGGVRVGVEQAEGQGVIDLKAFDPSMPSTMRELLEIGQKGMDCAKRALSSGQNVVARSDIRLLSPVTSPEKVVCVGMNYKDHCLEQNAPIPKEPIIFSKFPSSITGPYDDIFLPEESQEVDWEVELAFVIGRKGKHIKEEEALSYVAGFTVANDVSARDWQMKRNGKQWLLGKTFDTFCPLGPALVTTAAIKDVHNLGIRCLVNGATVQDSNTNQMIFQTEKLIAWVSQFVTLCPGDVFLTGTPPGVGVFRNPPVFLKRGDVVECQIDEIGSIRNTVV
- the fahd2a gene encoding fumarylacetoacetate hydrolase domain-containing protein 2A isoform X1 translates to MIKLAVFLHQDQMKFLGISQLSLRRLNAVFSVGSVRGTASSAAMRLVQFCHRGGEGGVRVGVEQAEGQGVIDLKAFDPSMPSTMRELLEIGQKGMDCAKRALSSGQNVVARSDIRLLSPVTSPEKVVCVGMNYKDHCLEQNAPIPKEPIIFSKFPSSITGPYDDIFLPEESQEVDWEVELAFVIGRKGKHIKEEEALSYVAGFTVANDVSARDWQMKRNGKQWLLGKTFDTFCPLGPALVTTAAIKDVHNLGIRCLVNGATVQDSNTNQMIFQTEKLIAWVSQFVTLCPGDVFLTGTPPGVGVFRNPPVFLKRGDVVECQIDEIGSIRNTVV
- the fahd2a gene encoding fumarylacetoacetate hydrolase domain-containing protein 2A isoform X2, which codes for MIKLAVFLHQDQLSLRRLNAVFSVGSVRGTASSAAMRLVQFCHRGGEGGVRVGVEQAEGQGVIDLKAFDPSMPSTMRELLEIGQKGMDCAKRALSSGQNVVARSDIRLLSPVTSPEKVVCVGMNYKDHCLEQNAPIPKEPIIFSKFPSSITGPYDDIFLPEESQEVDWEVELAFVIGRKGKHIKEEEALSYVAGFTVANDVSARDWQMKRNGKQWLLGKTFDTFCPLGPALVTTAAIKDVHNLGIRCLVNGATVQDSNTNQMIFQTEKLIAWVSQFVTLCPGDVFLTGTPPGVGVFRNPPVFLKRGDVVECQIDEIGSIRNTVV